One window of the Candidatus Microbacterium colombiense genome contains the following:
- the orn gene encoding oligoribonuclease codes for MVSAAENDRLVWIDCEMTGLDLEIDELVEIAVVITDFELRPVDPGFQIVIRPSDAALSNMNDFVTQMHETSGLIEEIPLGVSLAEAEQQTLAYIKRFVPMERKAPLAGNTIGTDRMFLAKYMTDVDQWLHYRNVDVSSIKELSRRWYPRVFFQAPSKDGGHRALADILESIRELRYYRAAVFVDEPGPTSDDARDIASRTVSEFTPNM; via the coding sequence ATGGTATCTGCGGCGGAGAATGATCGACTCGTATGGATCGACTGCGAGATGACAGGGCTCGATCTCGAGATCGATGAACTCGTCGAGATCGCCGTCGTCATCACGGACTTCGAACTTCGACCTGTTGATCCCGGATTCCAGATCGTGATCCGTCCGAGCGACGCGGCCCTCTCGAACATGAATGACTTCGTCACACAGATGCACGAGACGTCGGGTCTCATCGAGGAGATCCCACTCGGGGTCTCGCTCGCAGAGGCCGAGCAGCAGACGCTCGCGTACATCAAGCGATTCGTCCCCATGGAGCGCAAGGCACCGCTCGCAGGAAACACGATCGGCACCGACCGCATGTTCCTGGCCAAGTACATGACCGACGTCGACCAGTGGCTCCACTACCGCAACGTCGATGTGTCCAGCATCAAAGAACTGTCTCGTCGCTGGTACCCGCGGGTGTTCTTCCAGGCACCGTCCAAGGACGGCGGACACCGTGCGCTCGCTGACATCCTCGAGTCGATTCGTGAGCTGCGCTACTATCGTGCGGCGGTGTTCGTGGACGAGCCCGGGCCCACCAGTGATGACGCCCGCGACATCGCCTCCCGCACCGTGTCAGAGTTCACCCCGAACATGTAA
- the ssb gene encoding single-stranded DNA-binding protein: MTETLTIVGKVATDPARGHTGGGTPVTNFRLASTHRRFDAATQTWVDAGTNWYSVAAFRQLGEHAKASLRCGDSVIVTGRLKIRNWESNGKHGTSVDIDAESIGHDLRWGTSAFLRASRASGTDHAAQAPSSASSTRIEDDDDTQPSLVLDASWEPLPHSADASGLAP; this comes from the coding sequence ATGACTGAAACGTTGACCATCGTGGGCAAGGTCGCGACCGACCCGGCTCGCGGTCACACCGGGGGCGGCACCCCGGTGACGAATTTCCGGCTCGCGAGCACGCATCGGCGCTTCGACGCAGCAACGCAGACCTGGGTGGACGCGGGAACCAACTGGTATTCCGTCGCCGCCTTCCGTCAGCTCGGTGAGCATGCCAAGGCGTCCCTCCGTTGTGGAGACAGCGTCATCGTGACGGGTCGTCTCAAGATCCGCAATTGGGAGAGCAACGGCAAGCACGGTACGAGCGTCGACATCGACGCCGAGTCGATCGGCCATGATCTGCGCTGGGGAACGAGCGCGTTCCTCCGGGCTTCGCGCGCGAGCGGCACTGATCACGCGGCGCAGGCTCCGTCGTCGGCGTCGTCGACGCGCATCGAGGACGACGACGACACACAGCCCTCGCTGGTCCTCGATGCGTCGTGGGAACCGCTGCCCCACTCTGCGGACGCCTCCGGCCTGGCGCCGTGA
- a CDS encoding FAD-binding dehydrogenase, with amino-acid sequence MTHTPLSADVLVIGWGLAGLVAAAEALDGGRRVILIDQEPRTNLGGQAWWSFGGLFFIDSPEQRRMGIRDSIELATQDWFGNAAFDRPEDEWPRRWAEAYLQFASGEKRAWLRERGVGFFPVVGWAERGGYGAIGPGNSVPRFHITWGTGPGIVAPFVGAIEQAEREGRITVLPRHRVTGLVLRDGVVAGAHGDVLASSGAARGVETSREVIEGFEITAAATVVASGGIGGNHELVRAAWPERLGSAPDHMLTGVPAYVDGSMHAVSEAAGARLINGDRMWHYVEGITNWDPVWPSHGIRILPGPSSLWLDATGARLPVPLFPGFDTLGTLAHLRTTGHDHSWFVTSRQIVEKEFALSGSEQNPDLTGKDVALLLKSRLAKGPTGPVQAFLDEGQDFIVENDLESLLEQMRQHPGGEALDIDNVRREVVARDREIDNDFTKDAQIGMLRSMRGYRGDKLIRTAPPHRLQDPAAGPLVAVKLHVLTRKSLGGINTDLDGRALDASGAVIPGLYAAGEASGFGGGGVHGYRALEGTFLGGCLFSGRQAGRAAAG; translated from the coding sequence ATGACGCACACACCCCTGTCCGCGGATGTCCTGGTGATCGGATGGGGGTTGGCCGGGCTCGTGGCCGCCGCCGAAGCCCTCGATGGGGGCCGACGCGTGATCCTGATCGACCAGGAACCGAGGACGAACCTCGGCGGACAGGCCTGGTGGTCGTTCGGCGGGTTGTTCTTCATCGACTCGCCCGAACAGCGGAGGATGGGGATCCGCGACTCGATCGAACTCGCCACGCAGGATTGGTTCGGCAACGCCGCGTTCGACCGCCCGGAGGACGAGTGGCCACGCCGTTGGGCCGAAGCGTATCTGCAGTTCGCGAGCGGGGAGAAGCGTGCCTGGCTGCGTGAGCGCGGCGTGGGCTTCTTCCCCGTCGTCGGATGGGCGGAGCGCGGCGGATACGGAGCGATCGGACCCGGCAACTCCGTTCCCCGCTTCCACATCACGTGGGGAACCGGTCCGGGTATCGTCGCGCCGTTCGTCGGAGCGATCGAGCAGGCCGAGCGCGAGGGGCGCATCACCGTGCTGCCCCGTCATCGCGTCACCGGTCTCGTGCTCCGTGATGGCGTCGTCGCGGGCGCGCACGGCGACGTGCTCGCGTCCAGCGGCGCCGCGCGGGGAGTGGAGACCTCGCGTGAGGTCATCGAGGGGTTTGAGATCACGGCCGCCGCCACGGTCGTCGCTTCCGGCGGCATCGGCGGCAACCACGAGCTCGTGCGCGCGGCATGGCCGGAGCGGCTCGGTTCTGCGCCCGACCACATGCTGACCGGCGTTCCCGCCTACGTCGACGGGTCGATGCATGCCGTCAGCGAAGCCGCCGGCGCTCGTCTCATCAACGGCGACCGCATGTGGCACTACGTCGAGGGCATCACGAACTGGGACCCGGTGTGGCCCTCGCACGGGATCCGCATCCTGCCGGGCCCGTCGTCGCTGTGGTTGGATGCGACCGGCGCGCGGCTCCCCGTTCCCCTGTTCCCCGGCTTCGACACGCTCGGCACGCTCGCGCATCTGCGCACCACCGGGCACGATCACTCGTGGTTCGTCACCTCTCGTCAGATCGTCGAGAAGGAGTTCGCGCTGTCCGGCAGCGAGCAGAATCCCGACCTGACCGGGAAGGACGTGGCGCTCCTGCTGAAGTCTAGGCTCGCGAAAGGGCCGACCGGGCCCGTGCAGGCTTTCCTCGATGAAGGGCAGGACTTCATCGTCGAGAACGATCTCGAGTCGTTGCTCGAACAGATGCGGCAGCATCCCGGCGGCGAAGCGCTCGACATCGACAATGTTCGCCGTGAGGTCGTGGCGCGGGATCGCGAGATCGACAACGACTTCACGAAGGACGCGCAGATCGGGATGCTGCGCTCGATGCGCGGCTACCGCGGAGACAAGCTCATCCGCACCGCTCCCCCACATCGACTGCAGGATCCCGCCGCGGGCCCGTTGGTCGCGGTCAAACTGCACGTGCTCACGCGCAAGTCACTGGGTGGCATCAACACGGACCTCGATGGTCGAGCGCTGGATGCCTCGGGAGCGGTGATCCCCGGGCTCTATGCAGCCGGCGAGGCGAGCGGGTTCGGCGGAGGTGGCGTCCACGGCTACCGGGCACTGGAGGGCACGTTCCTGGGCGGGTGCCTGTTCTCCGGGCGCCAGGCGGGGCGCGCGGCGGCCGGCTAG
- the ettA gene encoding energy-dependent translational throttle protein EttA → MAEYIYSMVRARKAVGEKLILDDVTMAFLPGAKIGMVGPNGAGKSTILKIMAGLDTPSNGEAKLSPGFSVGILMQEPELDESKTVLENIQDGIAIKAKVDRFNEISALMADPDADFDALLAEMGGLQEEIDAADGWDLDSQLEQAMDALRTPPGDAAIAPLSGGEKRRVALAKLLLQKPDLLLLDEPTNHLDAESVLWLEQHLQAYKGAVIAITHDRYFLDHVAEWIAEVDRGRLIGYEGNYSTYLEKKGERLEIQGKKDAKLAKRLKEELEWVRSSAKGRQTKSKARLARYEEMASEAERTRKLDFEEIQIPAGPRLGSIVIDAKKLQKGFDGRVLIDGLSFNLPPNGIVGVIGPNGVGKTTLFKTIVGLEPLDGGDLKIGETVKISYVDQSRSNIDPNKTLWEVVSDGLDYITVGKIEIPSRAYVSKFGFKGPDQQKKAGVLSGGERNRLNLALTLKEGGNLLLLDEPTNDLDVETLSSLENALLEFPGCAVVITHDRWFLDRIATHILAYEGTDENPAQWYWFEGNFESYEENKIERLGADAAKPHRSTHRKLTRD, encoded by the coding sequence ATGGCTGAGTACATCTACTCGATGGTTCGTGCGCGCAAGGCGGTGGGCGAGAAGCTCATCCTCGATGACGTGACGATGGCATTCCTCCCCGGCGCGAAGATCGGCATGGTCGGTCCGAACGGGGCCGGTAAGTCGACGATCCTCAAGATCATGGCCGGTCTGGACACGCCCTCCAACGGCGAGGCGAAGCTCTCGCCCGGGTTCAGCGTCGGCATTCTGATGCAGGAGCCCGAGCTCGACGAGTCGAAGACAGTGCTGGAGAACATCCAGGACGGCATCGCGATCAAAGCGAAGGTGGATCGCTTCAACGAGATCTCGGCTCTCATGGCGGATCCCGACGCGGACTTCGATGCGCTGCTCGCTGAGATGGGCGGTCTCCAGGAGGAGATCGACGCTGCCGACGGTTGGGACCTCGACTCGCAGCTCGAGCAGGCCATGGACGCGTTGCGCACCCCTCCGGGAGACGCCGCGATCGCGCCCCTCTCCGGTGGTGAGAAGCGACGTGTCGCGCTCGCGAAGCTCCTGCTGCAGAAGCCCGATCTCCTGCTCCTCGACGAGCCGACGAACCACCTCGATGCCGAGAGCGTGCTCTGGCTCGAACAGCACCTGCAGGCGTACAAGGGTGCCGTGATCGCGATCACCCACGACCGGTATTTCCTCGACCACGTCGCCGAGTGGATCGCGGAAGTCGACCGTGGACGCCTCATCGGCTACGAGGGCAACTACTCGACCTATCTGGAGAAGAAGGGCGAGCGCCTCGAGATCCAGGGCAAGAAGGACGCCAAGCTCGCGAAGCGTCTGAAGGAAGAGCTCGAGTGGGTCCGCTCCAGTGCGAAGGGGCGCCAGACCAAGTCGAAGGCTCGTCTGGCCCGCTACGAGGAGATGGCGTCGGAGGCGGAGCGGACGCGGAAGCTCGATTTCGAGGAGATTCAGATCCCCGCGGGACCTCGCCTCGGAAGCATCGTGATCGATGCGAAGAAGCTGCAGAAGGGCTTCGACGGTCGTGTGTTGATCGACGGACTCAGCTTCAACCTTCCGCCGAACGGCATCGTCGGCGTGATCGGTCCGAACGGTGTGGGTAAGACCACACTGTTCAAGACCATCGTGGGTCTCGAGCCGCTTGACGGTGGAGATCTGAAGATCGGCGAGACGGTCAAGATCAGCTACGTCGATCAGAGCCGATCGAACATCGACCCGAACAAGACGCTGTGGGAGGTCGTGTCCGACGGGCTCGACTACATCACGGTCGGCAAGATCGAGATCCCGTCGCGCGCCTACGTGTCGAAGTTCGGATTCAAGGGCCCGGACCAGCAGAAGAAGGCCGGCGTGCTCTCCGGTGGCGAGCGCAACCGCCTCAACCTCGCCCTCACCCTCAAGGAGGGTGGCAACCTGCTTCTGCTCGATGAGCCCACCAACGACCTGGACGTCGAGACGCTCAGCTCGCTCGAGAACGCGCTCCTCGAGTTCCCCGGCTGTGCAGTCGTCATCACCCACGACCGGTGGTTCCTCGACCGCATCGCCACGCACATCCTCGCTTACGAGGGAACCGACGAGAATCCCGCCCAGTGGTACTGGTTCGAGGGCAACTTCGAGTCGTACGAGGAGAACAAGATCGAGCGTCTCGGAGCCGATGCCGCCAAGCCGCACCGCTCGACCCACCGCAAGCTCACGCGCGACTGA
- a CDS encoding heavy metal translocating P-type ATPase, with the protein MSGTHEAHTDHSEHHASGGQESHQGHAGHGDHVAHFRRLFWIMLAIALPVVALSPMFAMILGYEVPDGLIWVSPVLGTIMYVWGGAPFLTGAVSELRSRAPGMMLLIALAITVALLASWGATLGLLHHELEFWWELALLIVIMLLGHWIEMRSLAETTSALDSLAALLPDEAERLDGEEIVVVSPSELRLDDVVVVRPGGRLPADGIVVQGSASIDESMVTGESVPVRRGMGDRVVAGTVATDSGLRVRVGAVGKDTALAGIQQLVADAQASSSRAQRIADRAAAWLFWFALSAAIVTAIVWTVAGMSDDAVIRTITVLVIACPHALGLAIPLVVSIATERAARAGVLVKDRLALERMRTVDTVLFDKTGTLTKGAPAVTGAVALEPYDENQLLALAAAAERESEHPLAAAIVTAARERGLDIRSAGDFSSSPAVGVTARVDDQIVQVGGPRLLEDAETSELDAVDAWRAQGAIILHVLVDGRVVGALRLSDEVRPESRAAVMALARRGIDVVMITGDAEAVARDVADQLDIRRVFAGVRPEEKSAKVRELQSEGRRVAMVGDGVNDAPALAQADVGLAIGAGTDVAIASAGVILAGDDPRAVLSVIELSRASYRKMAQNLWWAAGYNLLSVPLAAGVLAPWGFILPMSVGAILMSLSTIVVAVNAQLLRRVDLSADRLAPLP; encoded by the coding sequence ATGAGTGGGACGCATGAGGCTCACACCGATCATTCCGAACACCACGCCTCGGGCGGCCAGGAGTCACACCAGGGGCACGCGGGGCACGGTGACCACGTCGCACACTTCCGGCGCCTCTTCTGGATCATGCTCGCGATCGCACTGCCCGTCGTCGCCCTCTCCCCCATGTTCGCGATGATCCTCGGATATGAAGTCCCGGACGGTCTGATCTGGGTCTCGCCTGTTCTGGGAACGATCATGTACGTCTGGGGCGGCGCCCCCTTCCTCACCGGTGCGGTGTCCGAGCTTCGATCGCGCGCCCCCGGAATGATGCTGTTGATCGCGCTCGCGATCACCGTCGCCCTCCTCGCCTCGTGGGGGGCGACACTGGGACTGCTCCACCACGAACTGGAGTTCTGGTGGGAGCTCGCCCTGCTCATCGTGATCATGCTCCTCGGCCACTGGATCGAGATGCGATCGCTGGCTGAGACGACATCCGCGCTCGACTCGTTGGCAGCGCTCCTCCCCGACGAGGCGGAGCGACTCGACGGCGAGGAGATCGTGGTCGTGTCGCCGTCGGAACTCCGGCTCGATGACGTCGTTGTGGTGCGGCCCGGCGGAAGACTCCCGGCCGACGGGATCGTCGTTCAAGGCAGCGCGAGCATCGACGAGTCGATGGTCACGGGAGAGTCCGTCCCGGTGCGCCGAGGCATGGGCGACCGCGTCGTTGCCGGCACCGTGGCAACCGACTCCGGTCTGCGCGTGCGGGTGGGTGCCGTCGGGAAGGACACCGCCCTCGCGGGCATCCAGCAGCTCGTCGCCGACGCGCAGGCGTCGTCTTCGCGTGCCCAACGGATCGCTGATCGCGCTGCGGCCTGGTTGTTCTGGTTCGCACTCAGTGCTGCCATCGTCACGGCGATCGTGTGGACGGTCGCCGGAATGTCCGATGATGCGGTGATCCGGACGATCACCGTTCTCGTCATCGCCTGCCCGCACGCGTTGGGGTTGGCCATCCCGCTCGTCGTGTCCATCGCCACAGAACGTGCGGCGCGTGCCGGCGTCCTGGTGAAGGACCGTCTCGCACTCGAGCGCATGCGGACGGTCGACACGGTGCTCTTCGACAAGACAGGCACGCTCACGAAGGGCGCGCCCGCCGTCACCGGCGCCGTGGCGCTCGAACCCTATGACGAGAACCAGCTCCTTGCACTTGCTGCGGCTGCCGAACGCGAGTCGGAGCACCCACTGGCCGCCGCCATCGTCACTGCTGCGCGAGAGCGGGGACTGGACATCCGCTCCGCTGGCGACTTCTCGTCCTCACCCGCCGTCGGTGTGACCGCCCGTGTCGACGATCAGATCGTCCAGGTCGGCGGTCCCCGGCTCCTCGAGGACGCGGAGACCTCGGAACTCGACGCCGTCGACGCCTGGCGCGCTCAGGGAGCGATCATCCTCCACGTGCTCGTCGATGGACGCGTCGTCGGCGCGCTCCGGCTCTCCGACGAAGTGCGCCCCGAGTCACGCGCAGCTGTCATGGCCCTCGCCCGACGGGGCATCGACGTGGTGATGATCACGGGCGATGCCGAGGCCGTCGCCCGCGACGTCGCCGATCAGCTCGACATCCGACGCGTCTTCGCCGGGGTACGCCCGGAGGAGAAGAGCGCGAAGGTGCGGGAGCTCCAGAGCGAAGGCCGGCGCGTGGCAATGGTCGGAGACGGCGTGAACGATGCTCCTGCGCTCGCCCAGGCAGATGTCGGACTGGCGATCGGGGCCGGAACCGACGTCGCGATCGCCTCGGCCGGGGTGATCCTCGCCGGCGATGATCCGCGTGCCGTGCTCTCCGTCATCGAGCTGTCTCGGGCGAGCTATCGCAAGATGGCACAGAACCTGTGGTGGGCGGCGGGGTACAACCTGCTCTCCGTGCCTCTTGCGGCGGGCGTGCTCGCGCCATGGGGCTTCATCCTGCCGATGTCTGTCGGCGCGATCCTGATGTCGCTGTCGACGATCGTCGTCGCGGTGAACGCCCAACTGTTGCGACGAGTCGATCTGAGCGCCGATCGCCTCGCACCTTTGCCCTGA
- a CDS encoding thioesterase family protein translates to MSESSTLPGPRLHIPIQVRWGDLDAFNHVNNTSMLKLLEEARVRAFWRAGPGEEAPTTAVLDSGIDEGVLTLIARQEIEYLAPVPYQRRPLEVQMWFGKLGGSSVEVCYEVHNDPSATPRALYARSTAVIVLVDARTGRPTRLTQEMRDVWEPFIGPSITYSHR, encoded by the coding sequence ATGTCCGAGTCGAGCACCCTGCCGGGGCCACGCCTGCACATCCCGATCCAGGTCCGCTGGGGCGATCTGGATGCGTTCAACCACGTCAACAACACGTCGATGCTCAAGCTTCTTGAAGAAGCGCGAGTGCGAGCGTTCTGGCGGGCGGGTCCCGGCGAGGAAGCACCGACGACGGCCGTTCTCGATTCGGGCATCGACGAGGGCGTCCTCACGCTGATCGCGCGCCAGGAGATCGAATACCTCGCTCCGGTGCCGTACCAGCGGCGTCCGCTCGAGGTGCAGATGTGGTTCGGCAAGCTCGGCGGATCCAGTGTCGAGGTCTGCTACGAGGTGCACAACGACCCGTCCGCGACACCACGTGCTCTCTACGCGCGCTCGACAGCGGTGATCGTGCTCGTTGACGCTCGAACGGGCCGTCCGACGCGGTTGACCCAGGAGATGCGTGACGTCTGGGAACCGTTCATCGGTCCGTCCATCACCTACTCACACCGCTGA
- the clpS gene encoding ATP-dependent Clp protease adapter ClpS: protein MGMSTPVASPDIDEVVELSAAPLEPWQVIVWNDPVNLMSYVVRVFRTYFGYSQDHANQLMLSVHHDGHAIVATGPRETMEVHAQAMHDYGLWATVRKVTD, encoded by the coding sequence ATGGGCATGAGTACGCCGGTGGCATCGCCCGATATCGATGAGGTCGTGGAACTCAGCGCGGCACCCCTCGAGCCGTGGCAGGTGATCGTGTGGAACGACCCCGTCAACCTCATGAGTTACGTCGTACGCGTCTTCCGCACCTATTTCGGCTATTCGCAGGATCACGCGAACCAGCTCATGCTGTCCGTGCACCATGACGGGCACGCGATCGTGGCGACCGGGCCACGCGAGACGATGGAGGTACACGCTCAAGCGATGCACGACTACGGTCTCTGGGCGACCG
- a CDS encoding LysE family transporter: MSLAVWFSLLTACVVISFTPGAGAINTMSNALSQGWRRSIWGIVGQQLALIVHVMIVAAGVGLLVSRSEILFNVIRYAGAAYLVFLGIRLILTKATATSVDEATVVDAYESHWSMIRRGFWVNLLNPKAIVFFLAFIPQFIRLDQPPLPQYLTLIGTVIIVDVVVMWGFFAAAARPFRRFTRSVQGQRTLNTVFGALFIAVAGLLVFLH, from the coding sequence GTGTCGCTCGCCGTCTGGTTCTCCCTGCTGACCGCGTGCGTGGTGATCAGTTTCACGCCGGGTGCCGGCGCCATCAACACCATGTCGAACGCTCTGAGCCAGGGCTGGCGCCGGTCCATCTGGGGGATCGTCGGCCAGCAACTCGCGCTCATCGTCCATGTCATGATCGTCGCCGCAGGAGTCGGCCTGCTCGTCTCCCGCTCGGAGATCCTGTTCAATGTCATCCGCTATGCCGGCGCGGCATACCTCGTGTTCCTCGGCATCCGGTTGATCCTCACCAAGGCGACCGCCACGAGCGTGGATGAGGCCACTGTCGTCGACGCGTATGAGAGCCACTGGTCGATGATTCGGCGCGGCTTCTGGGTGAACCTGCTCAACCCGAAGGCGATCGTGTTCTTCCTCGCTTTCATCCCGCAGTTCATCCGCCTCGACCAGCCCCCTCTCCCCCAGTACCTCACGCTGATCGGAACCGTGATCATCGTCGATGTCGTCGTGATGTGGGGATTCTTCGCAGCCGCGGCACGCCCCTTCCGCAGATTCACCCGATCGGTGCAGGGTCAGCGCACGCTCAACACCGTCTTCGGCGCTCTGTTCATCGCCGTCGCCGGCCTGCTCGTGTTCCTACATTGA
- a CDS encoding acyl-CoA thioesterase II — translation MSSDGHAARTVEQLLEVLDLDTTQARTTEDIFTGSSHPMPTGRIYGGQVLAQSLIAAERTLPENRAVHSMHGYFLRPGDASQGITIAVDRIHDGRSFSTRRSQAYQNGVPIFSMIASFQDDGPGVEHAEPMPDDVPAPESLAPDEDRVSGLPGSTARMLSDRAADIRHIGHPLYLPSDDARVPRQGVWMRLRAPLPDDPRLHRAALAYLSDMTIQESILRAHGVYWALPGLKVASLDHAMWWHRAARVDEWLLYVQESPNARGGRGLATGRIYAQDGALVASVAQEIMIRVPGQDDDRA, via the coding sequence ATGAGCTCGGATGGTCACGCCGCTCGTACCGTGGAACAGCTGCTCGAGGTTCTCGACCTCGATACCACTCAGGCCCGCACGACCGAGGACATCTTCACGGGGTCGTCGCATCCCATGCCCACCGGCCGCATCTACGGGGGCCAGGTTCTCGCGCAGAGCCTGATCGCCGCCGAGCGCACGTTGCCCGAGAACCGAGCCGTCCACTCGATGCACGGGTACTTCCTCCGCCCCGGGGATGCGAGTCAGGGCATCACGATCGCCGTGGATCGCATCCACGACGGTCGCTCGTTCTCGACGCGCCGCTCGCAGGCCTATCAGAACGGGGTGCCGATCTTCTCGATGATCGCGTCGTTCCAGGACGACGGTCCCGGGGTCGAGCACGCAGAACCGATGCCGGACGATGTTCCCGCGCCCGAGAGTCTGGCGCCCGACGAGGACCGGGTGAGCGGTCTCCCGGGGAGCACCGCTCGCATGCTGAGCGATCGCGCCGCGGACATCCGTCACATCGGTCATCCGCTCTACCTGCCCAGCGACGATGCGCGAGTTCCGCGTCAGGGTGTGTGGATGCGGCTGCGCGCTCCGCTGCCGGACGATCCGCGACTGCACCGCGCGGCACTGGCCTACCTCAGCGACATGACGATCCAGGAGTCCATCCTGCGAGCCCACGGCGTGTATTGGGCGCTGCCCGGCCTGAAGGTCGCAAGCCTCGATCATGCGATGTGGTGGCATCGTGCCGCCCGTGTCGACGAGTGGCTGCTGTACGTGCAGGAGTCGCCCAACGCTCGGGGTGGACGTGGCCTCGCCACCGGCCGCATCTACGCCCAGGACGGCGCTCTCGTGGCGAGCGTCGCGCAGGAGATCATGATCCGGGTGCCGGGGCAGGACGACGACCGCGCCTGA
- a CDS encoding metallopeptidase family protein, with translation MEMDSAAFEALVIDELDRLPDDMVDGLENVVFVVEDRPEDGTLDLLGLYDGLALTERDRYGMGELPDRIVVYREPHLLNCENEEELRDEVHTTLVHEIAHFYGIDDQQLHEMGWA, from the coding sequence ATGGAGATGGATAGCGCGGCCTTCGAAGCCCTCGTGATCGATGAGCTCGACCGTCTGCCGGATGACATGGTGGACGGTCTGGAAAATGTCGTGTTCGTCGTGGAGGACCGTCCGGAGGACGGCACCCTGGACCTGCTGGGACTGTACGACGGCCTCGCTCTGACCGAACGCGATCGGTACGGGATGGGCGAGCTGCCCGACCGCATCGTTGTGTATCGAGAACCACACCTCCTGAACTGCGAGAACGAGGAAGAGCTCCGAGACGAGGTCCACACGACTCTCGTCCATGAGATCGCGCACTTCTACGGAATCGACGACCAGCAGCTCCATGAAATGGGATGGGCATGA
- a CDS encoding globin: protein MTFYDEVGGRETFAKIVSVFYREVALDPVLKPMYPEEDLGPAEERLLLFLEQYWGGPTTYGETRGHPRLRMRHMPFHVDPDARDRWLRHMRTAISEAELSPLHESTLWDYLDRAAHAMVNTFEPSGIGASADGRPTLETRSRQESTETS, encoded by the coding sequence GTGACGTTCTACGACGAGGTCGGGGGGAGGGAGACGTTCGCCAAGATCGTCTCCGTCTTCTACCGCGAGGTCGCTCTCGATCCGGTGCTCAAGCCGATGTACCCGGAAGAAGACCTCGGCCCCGCCGAGGAGCGTCTGCTGCTCTTCCTGGAGCAGTACTGGGGCGGACCGACGACGTACGGTGAGACTCGGGGGCATCCCCGTCTGCGAATGCGCCACATGCCCTTCCACGTCGATCCCGATGCGCGGGATCGTTGGCTGCGTCACATGCGCACGGCGATCTCCGAGGCCGAGTTGTCGCCTCTGCACGAATCCACGCTCTGGGACTACCTGGATCGTGCTGCGCATGCCATGGTGAACACGTTCGAGCCATCCGGCATCGGCGCCAGCGCCGACGGCAGGCCGACTCTCGAGACCCGCTCACGTCAGGAATCAACGGAGACCTCATGA